Proteins encoded together in one Prochlorococcus marinus str. MIT 9211 window:
- a CDS encoding OsmC family protein, translating to MQSLRSVDRILCRYLGDLHSEAKHVNSGEKLRTDAPVDHAGKGESFAPTDLLATAVGTCFLTVMGITAKERGWELDEIKLEIDKKMTTHGPRKIKSLLLQIEMPNNLEPDQLKVLQKVTKDCPVLRNLNNSIRINVQWNQLKSKKKTSLNFIPTNVFRETPQVTFFDAGVKNSNGSDVVIHHGSAISPPNDDEIEQYYVHHHQVDHNFVLEGKRTFTLLNPEWEEPHHVIYLNHKMGALEIPIGTYHRSVSDSEGSIVLNQAVRDSDFDPTKEFKPVSLRDSADLEKAKAADPVFWIWDDGKIRRLKAGGIANGKKKITA from the coding sequence TTGCAAAGTCTACGAAGTGTAGACAGAATTCTTTGCCGTTATTTGGGAGATTTGCATTCAGAAGCTAAGCATGTGAATTCTGGAGAAAAACTTAGAACTGATGCACCTGTTGATCATGCAGGAAAAGGCGAAAGTTTTGCCCCTACTGATTTATTAGCTACTGCTGTTGGCACTTGTTTCCTTACAGTGATGGGGATCACTGCAAAAGAAAGAGGTTGGGAATTAGATGAAATAAAACTTGAAATTGATAAGAAAATGACAACTCATGGTCCACGCAAGATTAAATCTTTATTACTTCAAATTGAGATGCCAAATAATTTGGAACCTGATCAATTAAAGGTTCTACAAAAAGTAACGAAGGACTGCCCTGTTTTGAGAAATTTAAACAACTCAATACGAATAAATGTTCAGTGGAATCAATTAAAAAGTAAAAAAAAGACTTCTTTAAACTTTATTCCTACAAATGTGTTTAGGGAAACACCTCAGGTCACTTTCTTTGATGCAGGAGTCAAGAACTCTAATGGATCTGATGTGGTTATTCATCATGGAAGTGCAATTTCTCCTCCTAATGACGATGAAATTGAGCAGTACTATGTGCATCATCACCAAGTTGACCACAACTTCGTCCTAGAGGGAAAGCGTACTTTTACCTTGCTTAATCCCGAATGGGAAGAGCCGCATCATGTAATTTACCTAAATCACAAAATGGGCGCTCTCGAGATACCTATTGGCACTTACCATCGCTCTGTTTCTGACTCAGAGGGCAGCATTGTCTTGAATCAGGCCGTGAGAGATAGCGATTTCGATCCAACTAAGGAGTTTAAACCTGTTAGTTTGAGAGATAGCGCTGATTTGGAGAAAGCAAAAGCCGCCGATCCTGTTTTTTGGATTTGGGACGATGGAAAAATTAGAAGATTGAAGGCTGGTGGCATTGCAAATGGCAAGAAAAAGATCACGGCTTAA
- a CDS encoding putative quinol monooxygenase has translation MTVFDASTPFILIARIKVKPGKVQEYLELAAKTDAAVEASEPGMLHHTFDQDPENPLCFTWSEVYKNDNAFLAHLANAPVAEYLQGHAQLGDGFTVEVYGTVGDQCKTALDATGLPVKIFETKCGYSRV, from the coding sequence ATGACTGTATTTGATGCTTCAACCCCTTTTATCCTTATTGCGCGTATAAAAGTTAAGCCAGGAAAAGTTCAGGAATATTTAGAACTTGCTGCTAAAACTGACGCTGCAGTAGAGGCTTCTGAACCAGGTATGTTGCATCATACCTTTGATCAAGACCCGGAGAATCCTCTTTGCTTTACATGGTCAGAAGTCTACAAAAATGATAATGCTTTTCTTGCACATTTAGCTAATGCACCAGTTGCAGAGTATTTGCAAGGTCATGCGCAGTTAGGAGATGGATTCACTGTTGAGGTTTACGGAACAGTTGGAGATCAATGCAAAACTGCTCTGGATGCAACAGGCCTTCCTGTGAAAATTTTCGAGACTAAGTGTGGATATAGCAGGGTATAA
- a CDS encoding type II secretion system protein, which yields MDVEKNKAFTLIEMAVVIAVLSILSTLWGPNLLRLVRRGNSVSAGQAMRQIRNECESDYVFGSPGTFTPRRIPQYSLTGNCDSASAIPKDEKNNPTYSYTSATGLITCSYKNAESTSFPSCKKLALGRNDASSNDLAALSSSVIGAQTIDEDHNEGNSADLPSFYFLNDGMGMVSEGAARCGYFKHSIATEWQPLSRRRPVQLWTSPERQSTSNHG from the coding sequence ATGGATGTTGAAAAGAACAAAGCATTTACTTTGATTGAGATGGCAGTGGTAATTGCTGTTCTTTCCATATTAAGCACTTTATGGGGACCTAATTTACTTCGATTGGTTCGTAGGGGAAATTCAGTTAGTGCAGGACAGGCTATGCGCCAGATAAGAAATGAATGTGAAAGCGATTATGTTTTTGGATCGCCCGGTACTTTTACACCTAGAAGAATCCCTCAATATTCATTGACCGGTAATTGTGACTCTGCGAGTGCAATCCCTAAAGATGAAAAAAATAACCCTACATATAGTTATACCTCAGCAACTGGACTAATAACTTGTAGCTATAAGAACGCAGAATCAACTTCATTCCCAAGCTGTAAGAAACTAGCCTTAGGAAGAAACGATGCTTCTTCTAATGACTTGGCTGCACTTTCTAGCTCAGTAATTGGTGCGCAAACAATAGACGAAGATCACAATGAAGGAAATTCTGCTGATCTTCCGAGTTTTTATTTCCTTAATGACGGCATGGGCATGGTTTCTGAAGGGGCTGCAAGGTGCGGCTACTTCAAACATAGTATCGCAACTGAATGGCAGCCTTTGAGTAGAAGAAGACCCGTACAACTTTGGACAAGCCCTGAGCGCCAATCCACCAGCAATCATGGTTAA
- a CDS encoding peroxiredoxin: MSLNIGDKLPDFSLFDQEGKIRTSKQCKGKKLVLFFYPKDDTPGCTAEACGFRDKYDLFKLFGAVVWGVSNDNQLSHQKFAEKNKLPFPLLCDENNSLRTLFGVPKVLGLLDGRVTYLVDSTGVIRHIFNDLLNSTKHVTTALEILEEIK, encoded by the coding sequence ATGTCTTTAAACATTGGAGATAAACTACCTGATTTTTCCCTATTTGACCAAGAAGGAAAAATTAGAACTAGTAAGCAATGTAAAGGTAAAAAGCTTGTTTTATTCTTCTACCCTAAAGATGATACGCCTGGATGTACGGCTGAAGCATGTGGTTTTAGGGATAAGTATGATTTATTTAAATTATTTGGAGCTGTTGTTTGGGGAGTTAGCAATGATAATCAGTTAAGTCATCAGAAATTTGCTGAGAAGAATAAACTTCCTTTCCCTCTATTGTGCGATGAAAATAATTCATTGAGAACGCTGTTCGGGGTACCTAAAGTCCTTGGGTTGTTGGATGGACGAGTAACTTATTTGGTTGACTCCACAGGGGTGATTCGTCATATCTTTAATGACCTGTTAAACAGCACCAAACACGTCACGACTGCTTTAGAAATACTAGAAGAAATTAAGTGA
- a CDS encoding high light inducible protein, with the protein MTPDAEKFNGWAAMLGFVAAFGAYATTGQMIPGIF; encoded by the coding sequence ATGACACCTGACGCAGAAAAATTTAATGGCTGGGCTGCAATGCTTGGCTTCGTTGCAGCCTTTGGCGCTTATGCCACTACAGGCCAAATGATTCCTGGAATTTTTTAA
- a CDS encoding high light inducible protein, protein MKKVSQKTPVEPEKLIAERINGWAAMMGFWAAIGAYLTTGQIIPGLV, encoded by the coding sequence ATGAAAAAAGTATCACAAAAAACGCCCGTTGAGCCTGAAAAGCTTATTGCAGAGCGTATCAATGGCTGGGCTGCAATGATGGGTTTTTGGGCCGCTATTGGTGCATACCTAACAACAGGTCAAATTATTCCTGGCCTTGTATAG